In Bacteroidota bacterium, a single genomic region encodes these proteins:
- a CDS encoding kelch repeat-containing protein, with amino-acid sequence MLRTALFSLAALLLGCERPFVEPQAPSVELVSPADLGEVRAAQDLSLAFEASSPSSGIDRVEVNGVPATFDRDDDRYLATVRLEQGLNRITVEAFDGLGTVGGDTLFAVFLPFQFASSETRLPGPVGGHATTALADGTLLLTGGAGGAAEPARSDALLLDPSTLAFTSLRTPMLAARAGHAASLLPDGRVLITGGSAVVRPAGASAFVTTAELFDPSTRTFSEVPLVAADGGLPIPVQRSGHTVAVLDSGEGDVSVYLYGGTANLGTADAPRLGPSPFMRRLVFEDGPSGPRLVAPNRSEGFRFAATSGHTQTPRADVGPDGFGRYLFAGASDVSDPATPLPFELTFAPETINTRFVGPLQTPRADHAAARLAGPALSENLVLFTGGLRASDGAALPSGEVFAAEAAQSFRFADNTRLAAPRWGHTATNVGDARILVVGGFSASGTPLDLIELFTALPAR; translated from the coding sequence ATGCTTCGCACTGCCCTGTTCTCTCTCGCCGCGCTCCTGCTCGGGTGCGAGCGTCCGTTCGTCGAGCCGCAGGCACCAAGTGTCGAACTCGTCAGCCCCGCGGACCTCGGAGAAGTGCGCGCAGCCCAGGACCTGTCCCTTGCGTTCGAGGCCTCGTCGCCGTCCTCGGGCATCGACCGCGTCGAGGTCAACGGCGTGCCGGCGACCTTCGACCGCGACGACGACCGCTACCTCGCCACGGTCCGGCTTGAGCAGGGGCTGAACCGGATTACCGTCGAGGCCTTCGACGGCCTCGGGACTGTCGGGGGCGACACGCTCTTTGCGGTCTTCCTCCCGTTTCAGTTCGCGTCCTCCGAGACCCGCCTGCCCGGTCCGGTCGGCGGCCACGCTACCACGGCCCTGGCGGACGGCACCCTCCTCCTGACCGGCGGGGCCGGCGGGGCGGCCGAGCCGGCCCGCAGCGACGCGCTCTTGCTGGACCCGAGCACGCTTGCCTTCACCTCGCTTCGCACCCCGATGCTGGCGGCGCGCGCAGGCCACGCGGCCTCCCTCCTGCCGGACGGCCGCGTCCTGATCACGGGCGGCAGCGCGGTCGTGCGCCCGGCAGGCGCGAGTGCCTTCGTCACCACGGCCGAGCTGTTCGACCCCAGCACGCGCACATTCAGCGAGGTACCGCTCGTGGCAGCCGACGGCGGCTTGCCCATACCGGTGCAGCGCAGCGGCCACACCGTCGCCGTGCTGGACAGCGGCGAGGGCGACGTGTCGGTCTACCTCTACGGCGGGACGGCCAACCTCGGCACGGCCGATGCGCCGCGTCTCGGTCCGTCGCCGTTCATGCGGCGGCTCGTGTTCGAGGACGGACCCAGCGGCCCGCGCCTCGTCGCGCCGAACCGTTCGGAGGGGTTCCGCTTCGCCGCCACGTCGGGCCACACGCAGACGCCGCGCGCGGACGTGGGACCGGACGGGTTCGGGCGCTACCTGTTCGCCGGAGCGTCGGACGTGTCGGACCCGGCCACGCCGCTGCCGTTCGAGTTGACGTTCGCTCCCGAGACGATCAACACCCGGTTCGTAGGGCCGCTGCAGACGCCGCGCGCGGACCACGCCGCGGCGCGCCTCGCGGGGCCCGCGCTCTCGGAGAACCTCGTCCTGTTCACCGGCGGGCTGAGGGCTAGCGACGGAGCAGCCCTGCCATCCGGTGAAGTTTTCGCGGCCGAAGCCGCGCAGTCCTTCCGTTTCGCAGACAATACGCGCCTGGCTGCGCCGCGCTGGGGACACACTGCAACAAATGTCGGCGACGCCCGAATACTGGTCGTTGGCGGATTCTCCGCCTCGGGAACCCCGCTCGACCTCATCGAACTCTTTACCGCCCTCCCCGCCCGCTGA
- a CDS encoding arginine deiminase family protein has protein sequence MPETASRTAETQPTTAPLPVLVSSEIAPLRQVVVHTPGEEMRLVSPKNHAELLFDDILFTERAQEEHRVMCRLFREVVGADDAVLQVSALLREAFEREDARHEFIALLAERQPQRNFEAYERELKQLSPDDLLAFAFTGQSGLPLTTNPIPNLMFTRDLSAVVGEHIILSHAATPARARESIIVRVIVRHHPRFAEVQDRVIELPPHVYFEGGDLLVASDKVVLIGQSERTSLGGVIAITEALMQRTSVEHVLMVNLPKARYCMHLDTVFTFAAPGECVVFPPIIEQARQNVLHLTSTGEPGRFNMEVWPSLKPALEALTGRGFTFIHCGGDEPVNQQREQWTDGANLFALAPGLVVGYERNSLTYDALRDHGYHVVEAQDFLNYHSGNPIGSGGKVAIQLRGHELSRGRGGPRCMTMPILRTPSDE, from the coding sequence GTGCCCGAAACTGCCTCCCGAACCGCCGAAACGCAACCCACGACCGCTCCACTGCCCGTCCTCGTCTCGTCCGAAATCGCCCCGCTGCGGCAGGTGGTCGTCCACACGCCGGGCGAGGAGATGCGGCTCGTCTCGCCGAAGAACCACGCCGAACTGCTCTTCGACGACATCCTGTTCACCGAGCGGGCGCAGGAGGAGCACCGGGTGATGTGCCGCCTCTTCCGCGAGGTCGTCGGGGCGGACGACGCCGTGCTCCAGGTGTCGGCGCTGCTCCGCGAGGCCTTCGAGCGGGAGGACGCCCGCCATGAGTTCATCGCCCTCCTCGCCGAGCGCCAGCCGCAACGCAACTTCGAGGCGTACGAGCGCGAGCTGAAGCAGCTCTCGCCGGACGACCTCCTCGCCTTCGCCTTCACGGGCCAGTCCGGGCTCCCACTCACGACGAATCCGATCCCGAACCTGATGTTCACGCGGGACCTCTCGGCCGTCGTCGGCGAGCATATCATCCTCTCGCACGCCGCGACGCCGGCGCGGGCGCGCGAGAGCATTATCGTCCGCGTCATCGTCCGTCACCACCCGCGCTTCGCCGAGGTGCAGGACCGCGTCATCGAGTTGCCGCCGCACGTCTACTTCGAGGGTGGCGACCTCCTCGTGGCGAGCGACAAGGTGGTGCTGATCGGCCAGTCGGAGCGGACCTCGCTCGGCGGCGTGATCGCGATCACGGAAGCGCTGATGCAGCGGACATCGGTGGAGCACGTCCTGATGGTCAACCTCCCGAAGGCGCGCTACTGCATGCACCTCGACACCGTGTTCACGTTTGCCGCGCCGGGCGAGTGTGTGGTCTTCCCACCCATCATCGAGCAAGCCCGCCAGAACGTGCTGCACCTGACCTCGACCGGCGAGCCGGGCCGGTTCAACATGGAGGTCTGGCCCAGCCTCAAGCCCGCGCTCGAAGCGCTCACCGGGCGCGGCTTCACCTTCATCCACTGCGGCGGGGACGAACCTGTCAACCAGCAGCGCGAGCAGTGGACCGACGGGGCCAACCTGTTCGCCCTCGCCCCCGGGCTCGTCGTCGGCTACGAGCGCAACAGCCTCACCTACGACGCGCTCCGCGACCACGGCTACCACGTCGTCGAGGCGCAGGATTTCCTGAACTACCACAGCGGCAACCCCATCGGCAGCGGCGGCAAGGTGGCGATCCAGCTCCGCGGGCACGAACTCTCGCGCGGCCGCGGCGGCCCTCGCTGCATGACCATGCCGATTTTGAGAACGCCGAGCGACGAGTGA
- the tadA gene encoding tRNA adenosine(34) deaminase TadA — MISLLDPDRRWMQQAFREAERAFEEGEVPVGAVVVKDGVLVGRGRNAVERLGDPTAHAEILATSAACETLGSKFLDGCTLYVTLEPCPMCAGALVLARLPKLVFGAFDEKFGAASTLYSIPQDPRLNHQVEVVSGVEAERSAALLQSFFRERRRDATQEPR; from the coding sequence ATGATTTCGCTCCTCGACCCGGACCGGCGCTGGATGCAGCAGGCCTTCCGCGAGGCCGAGCGGGCGTTCGAGGAGGGCGAGGTCCCGGTCGGCGCGGTGGTGGTGAAGGACGGCGTGCTCGTCGGGCGCGGGCGCAACGCCGTCGAACGCCTGGGCGACCCGACAGCGCACGCGGAGATTCTGGCGACCTCGGCGGCGTGCGAGACGCTCGGCTCGAAGTTCCTCGACGGGTGCACGCTCTACGTGACGCTGGAGCCGTGCCCGATGTGCGCCGGCGCGCTCGTCCTGGCCCGGCTGCCGAAGCTCGTCTTCGGCGCGTTCGACGAGAAGTTCGGTGCGGCCTCGACGCTGTACTCGATCCCGCAGGACCCGCGCCTGAACCACCAGGTCGAGGTGGTCTCGGGCGTGGAGGCGGAGCGGTCGGCGGCGCTACTCCAGTCCTTCTTCCGGGAGCGACGGCGGGACGCCACGCAGGAGCCTCGGTGA
- a CDS encoding YpdA family putative bacillithiol disulfide reductase — translation MRDVVIVGAGPIGLACAVEAKHAGLDALVIDKGALTNSLLGYPTGMEFFSTPDLIEIGGYPLIARGYKPLREEALDYYRRVAEVEELEVRLYERVLRADGGAGAFTVVTDKGTYPCRAVVVATGFYDVPNLLGVPGEDLPNVSHYYKEPYPFSGQKLAIVGAKNSAALAALDCLRHGAEVTMVIRGEEVGPSVKYWIRPNLVNRIEDGSIKAYFNTTVQAIRPDSLLLDTPDGAREIASDWTLALTGYRPNYPLLEDLGIAFEGPARKPVHDPDTMETNRAGLFLAGTVCGGLNTSEWFIENGRVHARQIIAHLAEREPVAA, via the coding sequence ATGCGCGACGTTGTCATCGTCGGGGCCGGCCCGATTGGGCTGGCCTGCGCCGTCGAAGCAAAGCACGCCGGCCTCGATGCCCTCGTGATCGACAAGGGCGCGCTCACGAACTCGCTTCTCGGCTACCCGACGGGGATGGAGTTTTTCTCGACCCCGGACCTGATCGAGATCGGCGGCTACCCCCTCATCGCCCGAGGCTACAAGCCGCTCCGCGAAGAAGCGCTCGACTACTACCGCCGCGTGGCCGAAGTCGAGGAGTTGGAGGTCCGGCTCTACGAGCGCGTGCTCCGGGCCGACGGCGGGGCCGGAGCCTTCACCGTCGTGACCGACAAGGGAACCTACCCCTGCCGCGCCGTCGTGGTCGCGACCGGCTTCTACGACGTGCCGAACCTGCTGGGTGTGCCGGGCGAGGACCTGCCCAACGTATCGCACTACTACAAGGAGCCCTACCCGTTCAGCGGCCAGAAGCTCGCCATCGTCGGCGCGAAGAACTCGGCGGCGCTCGCCGCGCTCGACTGCCTCCGCCACGGAGCCGAGGTGACGATGGTGATCCGCGGCGAGGAGGTCGGGCCGAGCGTGAAGTACTGGATCCGCCCGAACCTCGTCAACCGGATCGAGGACGGCAGCATCAAGGCCTATTTCAACACCACCGTTCAGGCCATCCGCCCGGACTCGCTCCTTCTCGACACGCCAGACGGAGCGCGCGAGATTGCTAGCGACTGGACGCTCGCGCTGACCGGCTACCGTCCCAACTACCCCCTCCTGGAGGACCTCGGCATCGCCTTCGAAGGGCCGGCCCGCAAGCCCGTCCACGACCCCGACACGATGGAGACGAACCGCGCCGGCCTCTTCCTCGCCGGCACCGTCTGCGGCGGCCTCAACACCAGCGAGTGGTTCATCGAGAACGGGCGCGTCCACGCCCGGCAGATCATAGCGCACCTGGCCGAGCGCGAGCCGGTCGCAGCCTAG
- a CDS encoding tetratricopeptide repeat protein, translating into MFIRALFLLLALAAVGCGGADEPRPVADVETGSIFRNTDAGSYVGDEACASCHEDLYTSYQSHGMAQSLYALTPDRAVERYGGAALYHEASGFYYRVYEREGVFFQEEYRQGPGGRKTHQLVRQMDFVVGSGTAARTYLTKQDDLYYELPLTWYTQADGGRGRWDFSPGYREANGRFDRTIPARCMACHNGASEPVSFVEGAYASIADGIGCERCHGPGSIHVEARLADPEAADSIDYTIVNPAHLSLDLRLDVCQQCHLNGTVSILREGKEAFGYVPSEPLAAHVAHFDVGGSAPGTISVISHADRMKQSACFVQSSAMDCVTCHNPHEGFRDKGPEYFNATCQGCHEPATLQAGMPTPELRAQHASEANCFACHMPKVEADDAPHSSFTDHFIRVVRAEDRVQVAAETGGDIELESYFPDDQSGQSRTEGDVYEGMAYVIYGRQNGEVAALDKGIATLERALAAAPHLSEGHYLLGFARMQRGRTRQAIPALQESIRLKPGVPERLNALAQAYEATGGPPNEIERLYREALSVQPALADVRLNYGRFLETQGRVEAAAREYREALGHEPWLASAHYNLGTALLRLGSAPGEAVEHLENAIHLEPDYVDALVNLAIVRAGSGDEAAAGTLFRRAVEAGPNDANALSNLGMYQLQRGALAEAAGTLERASAVAPDRADVAVNLAVAYFQLGNASGARQYAQQALRLDPGQPTAQQVLNALP; encoded by the coding sequence ATGTTCATCCGAGCACTCTTCTTACTCCTCGCCCTCGCGGCCGTCGGGTGCGGTGGTGCGGACGAGCCACGCCCTGTCGCGGACGTCGAAACCGGCTCCATCTTTCGAAATACAGACGCCGGGTCCTACGTCGGCGACGAGGCGTGCGCTTCCTGCCACGAAGACCTGTACACGAGCTACCAGTCGCACGGGATGGCGCAGTCGCTCTACGCACTCACGCCGGACCGCGCCGTGGAGCGCTACGGCGGGGCAGCGCTCTACCACGAGGCTAGCGGGTTCTACTACAGAGTCTACGAACGCGAGGGCGTGTTCTTCCAGGAGGAGTACCGCCAGGGACCGGGCGGCCGAAAGACGCACCAGCTCGTCCGGCAGATGGACTTCGTCGTCGGTAGCGGGACCGCCGCGCGGACCTACCTCACGAAGCAGGACGACCTCTACTACGAGCTTCCGCTGACGTGGTACACCCAGGCCGACGGGGGGAGGGGCCGCTGGGACTTCAGCCCGGGCTACCGCGAGGCGAACGGTCGGTTCGACCGGACCATTCCGGCGCGCTGCATGGCCTGCCACAACGGAGCCTCTGAGCCGGTGTCTTTCGTCGAAGGCGCGTACGCCTCGATTGCCGACGGCATCGGGTGCGAGCGCTGCCACGGGCCGGGCTCGATCCACGTCGAGGCCCGCCTCGCGGACCCCGAGGCTGCCGACTCCATCGACTACACGATCGTCAACCCAGCGCACCTGAGCCTCGACCTCCGGCTCGACGTGTGCCAGCAGTGCCACCTCAACGGAACCGTCTCTATTCTGCGGGAAGGCAAGGAGGCGTTTGGGTACGTCCCTTCGGAGCCGCTCGCGGCGCACGTCGCCCACTTCGACGTGGGAGGCAGCGCGCCGGGCACGATCAGCGTCATCTCCCACGCCGACCGGATGAAGCAAAGCGCCTGCTTCGTCCAGTCCAGCGCGATGGACTGCGTGACGTGCCACAACCCGCACGAGGGCTTCCGCGACAAAGGGCCGGAGTACTTCAACGCGACGTGCCAGGGCTGCCACGAGCCGGCGACGCTTCAGGCGGGGATGCCCACGCCCGAGCTTCGCGCCCAGCACGCGTCGGAGGCTAACTGCTTCGCCTGCCACATGCCGAAGGTCGAGGCAGACGATGCGCCGCACTCATCGTTTACGGACCACTTCATCCGGGTCGTCCGCGCCGAGGACCGGGTCCAGGTGGCTGCGGAGACGGGCGGCGACATCGAACTAGAGAGCTACTTCCCGGACGACCAGTCCGGTCAGTCCCGTACCGAAGGCGACGTCTACGAGGGGATGGCCTACGTCATCTACGGCCGGCAGAACGGCGAGGTCGCAGCGCTCGACAAGGGCATCGCGACGCTGGAGCGGGCGCTCGCGGCTGCGCCCCACCTCAGCGAGGGGCACTACCTCCTCGGGTTCGCCCGGATGCAGCGTGGCCGGACGCGGCAGGCGATCCCGGCGCTGCAGGAGTCGATCCGGCTCAAGCCGGGCGTGCCGGAGCGCCTCAACGCGCTGGCCCAGGCCTACGAGGCGACGGGCGGCCCGCCGAACGAGATCGAGCGGCTCTACCGCGAGGCCCTCTCGGTGCAGCCGGCGCTCGCCGACGTCCGGCTCAACTACGGGCGCTTCCTGGAGACCCAGGGGCGCGTCGAAGCGGCGGCCCGCGAGTACCGCGAGGCTCTCGGCCACGAGCCGTGGCTGGCCTCGGCCCACTACAACCTCGGCACGGCGCTGCTTCGGCTCGGAAGTGCACCGGGCGAGGCCGTCGAGCATCTCGAAAACGCCATTCACCTGGAGCCGGACTACGTCGACGCCCTCGTCAACCTTGCCATCGTGCGGGCTGGCAGCGGCGACGAGGCCGCAGCAGGCACCCTGTTCCGCCGGGCCGTCGAGGCAGGGCCGAACGACGCGAACGCGCTCAGCAACCTCGGGATGTACCAACTCCAGCGCGGAGCGTTGGCGGAGGCCGCTGGGACGCTGGAACGGGCCTCGGCCGTGGCACCGGACCGGGCTGACGTGGCGGTGAACCTCGCTGTCGCCTACTTCCAGCTTGGCAATGCTAGCGGGGCGCGGCAGTACGCCCAGCAGGCCTTACGCCTCGACCCCGGACAGCCCACGGCCCAGCAGGTGCTGAACGCTTTGCCGTGA
- a CDS encoding PorV/PorQ family protein, translating to MKTNLLTVSVLVATLLGFCAPDAHAQGDDRSGTAAMEELLVPITPRTVALGSALTSGMGTLSGVEAVQSNPAALMTNQSTNAMFSRTEYLADIGINYFGVAQRFGNNNIALTLTSWDYGDIPVQTETNPEIDPALTYTSSVIVLGATVARQFTDRIAAGITFKGLGRRIDNVSSNGIAFDAGMTYVVGESGLRFGVSLKNFGPQMEFSGDGLNTPITQNGPQGQGNIAGDIDDLGAELPSLLNFGVAYTRQFAGDLTATVLGNFRSNAYDLDQYAGGVELGYQNLFFVRGGLDLTTETDVSAFQPWNIGAGLNLNMIGRGLSVDYAYRPSDVFSGVNAFSVNFTL from the coding sequence ATGAAGACGAACCTCCTCACAGTCAGCGTCTTGGTCGCAACCCTCCTCGGGTTCTGCGCCCCCGACGCCCACGCGCAGGGAGACGACCGATCTGGCACGGCGGCGATGGAAGAACTGCTCGTCCCGATCACGCCACGCACCGTGGCGCTCGGCTCCGCGCTCACCAGCGGCATGGGTACGCTCAGCGGCGTCGAGGCCGTCCAGAGCAACCCGGCCGCGCTCATGACCAACCAGAGCACGAACGCCATGTTCAGCCGGACGGAATACCTGGCCGACATCGGCATCAACTACTTCGGTGTGGCCCAGCGCTTCGGCAACAACAACATCGCGCTGACGCTCACGTCGTGGGACTACGGCGACATCCCGGTGCAGACCGAGACAAACCCGGAGATCGACCCGGCGCTCACGTACACGTCCTCGGTCATCGTGCTCGGGGCCACGGTCGCTCGGCAGTTCACCGACCGCATCGCGGCTGGGATCACCTTCAAGGGCCTCGGCCGGCGGATCGACAACGTGAGCTCGAACGGTATCGCGTTCGACGCAGGCATGACCTACGTCGTCGGCGAGAGCGGCCTCCGCTTCGGGGTCAGCCTGAAGAACTTCGGCCCGCAGATGGAGTTCAGCGGCGACGGCCTCAACACGCCGATCACGCAGAACGGGCCGCAGGGCCAGGGCAACATCGCCGGTGACATCGATGACCTCGGTGCCGAGTTACCCTCGCTCCTGAACTTCGGTGTGGCCTACACGCGCCAGTTCGCGGGTGACCTCACCGCCACCGTCCTCGGCAACTTCCGCTCCAACGCGTACGACCTCGACCAGTACGCCGGAGGCGTCGAGTTGGGATACCAGAACCTGTTCTTCGTCCGCGGAGGGCTCGACCTCACCACCGAGACCGACGTGTCGGCGTTCCAGCCTTGGAACATCGGAGCCGGCCTGAACCTGAATATGATCGGGCGTGGGCTCTCCGTTGACTACGCCTACCGTCCCTCCGATGTGTTCAGCGGCGTCAACGCGTTCTCGGTGAACTTCACGCTCTAG